A portion of the Candidatus Woesearchaeota archaeon genome contains these proteins:
- a CDS encoding methionine adenosyltransferase, with protein sequence MVKRIHFFTSESVTEGHPDKVADQISDAVLDELFRQDPDSRVAVECFTTTGLVVVGGEVRTKGYVDVQTVVRKTLREIGYTDPAFGIGAENAGVLSAIHEQSSDIAQGVDAKKKKEQGAGDQGMMFGFACKETKSLMPLPIALAHGLTRRLAEVRKKRILPYLRPDGKSQVTVEYHDNVPVRVDAVVIAAQHHPDVSVSRLRKEVYDKVIKKVCGRYLDSKTKIFINGTGKFVIGGPHGDTGLTGRKIIVDTYGGVGTHGGGCFSGKDPSKVDRSGAYMARYIAKNIVAAGIADEAEVQLSYCIGIAEPTSVNVLCYGTNKIPEMQIEKLIRKHFPLKPADMIAHLKLKRPIYRKTAAYGHFGRSDPDFTWEKTDKAAALRKDSGL encoded by the coding sequence ATGGTAAAACGAATTCATTTCTTTACATCTGAGAGTGTGACCGAGGGTCACCCTGATAAGGTGGCTGACCAGATATCAGATGCTGTCCTTGACGAGCTTTTCAGGCAGGATCCTGATTCAAGGGTTGCTGTCGAGTGTTTCACCACCACAGGGCTTGTTGTTGTCGGCGGTGAAGTCAGGACCAAGGGCTATGTCGATGTCCAGACTGTTGTAAGAAAGACTTTGAGAGAGATAGGATATACTGATCCTGCTTTCGGCATCGGTGCTGAGAACGCGGGAGTCCTTTCTGCTATACATGAGCAGAGCTCTGACATTGCCCAGGGCGTTGATGCAAAGAAGAAGAAGGAGCAGGGTGCCGGCGATCAGGGCATGATGTTCGGATTTGCCTGCAAGGAGACCAAGAGTCTCATGCCTCTTCCTATTGCATTGGCTCATGGCCTCACCAGGAGGCTTGCTGAGGTCAGGAAGAAGAGGATATTGCCTTATCTCAGGCCTGATGGCAAGTCTCAGGTCACTGTGGAGTATCATGATAATGTCCCTGTCAGGGTCGATGCAGTTGTGATCGCAGCCCAGCATCATCCTGATGTGTCTGTAAGCAGATTGAGGAAAGAGGTTTATGACAAGGTCATAAAGAAGGTCTGCGGCAGATATCTTGACAGTAAGACAAAGATATTCATCAATGGCACCGGTAAGTTTGTCATCGGCGGCCCGCATGGCGATACTGGTCTTACAGGCAGGAAGATAATCGTGGACACTTATGGTGGAGTCGGCACGCATGGAGGGGGCTGTTTCTCCGGCAAGGATCCCAGCAAGGTAGACAGGTCAGGCGCTTACATGGCAAGATACATAGCGAAGAACATTGTCGCTGCAGGCATCGCTGATGAGGCAGAGGTCCAGCTCTCTTATTGCATCGGCATCGCTGAGCCTACATCAGTCAATGTGCTCTGCTATGGGACCAATAAGATCCCAGAGATGCAGATCGAGAAGCTGATACGCAAGCACTTCCCGCTCAAGCCGGCAGATATGATTGCCCATCTGAAGCTTAAGCGCCCTATCTACAGGAAGACTGCAGCTTATGGTCATTTCGGCAGGTCTGATCCTGATTTCACCTGGGAGAAGACAGACAAGGCTGCTGCTTTGAGAAAGGATTCAGGACTCTGA
- a CDS encoding cell division protein SepF, protein MRSMIMKIKKSFGGKRFDPDDAEESYVELTTDSELGAKSKIVVRPFVLDDFASLKPILDVLREGYTIALINIKPLKDKDLVELKRAISKLKKTTDAIEGDIAGFGDDWIAVVPSFATIFREKPSTKEKEAPEELGEFD, encoded by the coding sequence ATGCGATCAATGATAATGAAGATCAAAAAGAGTTTCGGGGGAAAAAGGTTTGACCCTGATGATGCAGAAGAAAGCTATGTTGAACTGACAACTGACAGTGAATTAGGCGCAAAATCCAAAATCGTGGTGAGACCATTTGTTCTTGATGATTTCGCTTCACTGAAGCCAATACTCGATGTCCTGAGAGAAGGCTACACAATCGCCCTCATAAACATCAAACCGCTCAAGGACAAGGATCTTGTTGAACTGAAAAGAGCCATAAGCAAGCTCAAGAAGACAACAGATGCAATCGAAGGGGACATCGCAGGATTCGGAGATGATTGGATAGCAGTCGTGCCAAGCTTCGCGACAATCTTCAGGGAGAAGCCTTCCACAAAAGAGAAGGAAGCGCCTGAGGAGCTGGGAGAATTCGACTGA
- a CDS encoding 50S ribosomal protein L35ae, producing the protein MKGIINNFRMHRHTQYKNHMIIVVKNVDNREKATKLVGKSVTWKSPAGKEIKGEIKSAHGNKGALRAIFEKGMPGQSVHKEVEIK; encoded by the coding sequence ATGAAAGGGATAATCAACAATTTCAGGATGCATAGGCACACGCAGTACAAGAACCACATGATAATAGTGGTCAAAAATGTCGATAATAGGGAAAAGGCGACCAAATTAGTCGGCAAATCAGTAACATGGAAGAGTCCTGCTGGCAAAGAGATAAAAGGAGAGATAAAATCAGCACATGGCAACAAAGGAGCTCTTAGAGCCATTTTTGAAAAAGGCATGCCTGGTCAAAGTGTACATAAAGAAGTAGAGATAAAATAA
- a CDS encoding Lrp/AsnC family transcriptional regulator, which translates to MINETDIAIIQMLRQNSRESLAKMGKKIGIPMSTTYDKLKKLEENAILRHSTIVDFRQLGFSHRIHLSLKFENNTKHSFRLFACSNPNVNNILECVGEYDFIMDCLFRDLKEMHAFIEDIKSGFNPTNMKRLDIVGDIKQEGLKFWND; encoded by the coding sequence ATGATCAATGAAACTGACATAGCAATCATACAGATGCTACGACAGAACTCAAGAGAATCCCTGGCAAAGATGGGAAAAAAGATAGGAATACCCATGTCAACAACATATGATAAGCTCAAGAAACTCGAAGAGAACGCGATCCTGAGGCATTCCACAATCGTGGACTTCCGGCAATTAGGGTTCTCCCACAGGATACATCTCAGCCTGAAGTTTGAAAACAATACCAAACACAGCTTCAGGCTATTTGCCTGCTCAAATCCAAATGTGAACAACATACTGGAATGCGTAGGCGAATATGATTTCATAATGGACTGTCTATTCAGGGACCTGAAAGAGATGCACGCCTTCATAGAAGACATCAAATCAGGCTTCAATCCCACAAACATGAAAAGACTGGACATCGTGGGGGACATAAAACAAGAGGGGCTGAAGTTTTGGAATGATTGA
- a CDS encoding translation initiation factor IF-2 subunit gamma, producing MAKKPALQPEINIGLVGHVDHGKTTLTERLSGKWTDTHSEEIRRGITIRLGYADASFYQCEKCKRFLTAQKCDCGGKAKLLRKVSFVDAPGHESLMATMLSGATVMDGALLLIAANEECPQPQTREHLMALQIMGIKNIVVVQNKIDIIPKEKTMKNHGQIKEFLKDTDFRDAPIIPLSAKFNVNIDVLIETIESVIKTPKRDQKKDLIMFVTRSFDINKPGTDIDELKGGVLGGALRQGILKTGEEIEIRPGQRIQEANKSVFRPIKTKVVGLMSGSDPMEKVGPGGSIGASTTLDPSIVKSDSLAGSVVGHPGKLPPVWEDLELEVHLLDRHVGTKEDLEIEPIKMQEVLMLNVNSAATVGIVNQLGKNRFKCKLKLPVCTEKGSRVTISRRIGTRFRLIGYGVII from the coding sequence ATGGCAAAGAAACCTGCCCTACAGCCGGAAATAAACATCGGTTTAGTGGGACATGTCGACCATGGCAAGACAACACTGACCGAAAGGCTGAGCGGCAAGTGGACAGACACTCATTCTGAAGAGATAAGGCGCGGGATCACGATCAGGCTTGGATATGCTGACGCAAGCTTCTACCAGTGCGAGAAATGCAAGAGATTCCTCACTGCACAGAAATGCGACTGCGGCGGAAAGGCAAAACTCCTGAGGAAAGTCAGCTTTGTCGACGCACCAGGACACGAGAGCCTCATGGCCACAATGCTCTCAGGAGCCACTGTGATGGACGGAGCCCTGTTGCTGATCGCGGCAAACGAGGAATGCCCCCAGCCGCAGACAAGAGAGCACCTCATGGCGCTGCAGATAATGGGGATAAAGAACATCGTGGTGGTGCAGAACAAGATAGACATCATCCCGAAAGAGAAGACAATGAAGAACCACGGACAGATAAAGGAGTTCCTGAAAGACACTGACTTCAGGGATGCTCCGATAATACCCTTATCCGCGAAATTCAATGTCAACATAGACGTCCTCATCGAGACGATCGAAAGCGTGATCAAGACACCTAAGAGGGACCAGAAGAAGGACCTCATCATGTTTGTCACGAGAAGCTTTGACATAAACAAGCCAGGCACTGATATCGACGAACTGAAAGGAGGAGTGCTCGGCGGAGCCCTCAGGCAAGGCATCCTGAAAACCGGGGAAGAGATAGAGATCAGGCCCGGACAGAGGATACAGGAAGCAAACAAGTCTGTATTCCGGCCCATCAAGACCAAGGTAGTCGGGCTTATGTCAGGATCAGATCCCATGGAAAAGGTGGGGCCCGGGGGATCCATAGGAGCATCTACGACACTCGACCCCTCGATAGTGAAATCTGACTCGCTCGCAGGATCTGTCGTCGGACACCCCGGAAAGCTTCCTCCGGTATGGGAAGACCTCGAGCTTGAAGTGCACCTCCTCGATAGGCATGTCGGAACAAAAGAGGACCTTGAGATAGAGCCCATAAAGATGCAAGAAGTCCTAATGCTCAATGTGAATTCAGCCGCAACAGTTGGGATTGTCAATCAGCTCGGCAAGAACAGGTTCAAATGCAAGCTCAAGCTTCCGGTCTGCACTGAAAAAGGGAGCCGGGTCACGATATCCAGAAGGATAGGGACAAGGTTCAGGCTGATCGGCTATGGTGTGATCATCTGA
- a CDS encoding radical SAM protein: MRYISRHERFGRTVFNPADFTHAYTSEEQHSDLKVKHQVEEKNNPVTGTEGILEAPIRVYYDITMACNLRCKTCLNSSGEPDKDELDTEQSLRTIDGLTSAGVFEVRLSGGEPTFRDDWGLILNHAKERGLIISLNTNGVFSDRTLKKLIELKPDETTVSLDGARDLHDRIRGPGKYDRSCAAIQAMNEAGLRVTINSVMTASTSMADIEELTAVADRYCQDISFFHARPLGRAQNIPEEILQYKNLDDKMAWAESIRSKYPHLIIRTRSSSIKKSGISPSIGLGLVRGGSDGFTRLNIMSNGDIYAGGCVRYVNENVREEQKLGNIVDESFCIKRVWHHSARLWAIRETSRRLQEQCDQCPEYQGKCHGFTPEMYQYGLANSGDPFCIMRTK, translated from the coding sequence ATGAGATACATCTCAAGACATGAAAGATTTGGAAGGACAGTATTCAATCCTGCAGACTTCACCCATGCTTATACCAGCGAAGAGCAGCATAGTGATCTCAAAGTCAAACATCAGGTCGAAGAGAAAAACAATCCTGTAACCGGCACTGAAGGAATACTTGAAGCCCCCATAAGAGTCTATTATGATATCACAATGGCATGCAACCTAAGATGCAAAACATGCCTAAACAGCTCAGGAGAACCAGATAAAGATGAGCTTGACACTGAACAAAGCCTGAGAACAATAGATGGCCTAACTTCAGCAGGAGTATTTGAAGTCAGGTTGAGCGGCGGAGAGCCAACTTTCAGAGATGACTGGGGCCTTATTCTGAATCATGCAAAGGAAAGAGGGCTTATAATATCATTGAATACAAATGGCGTCTTCTCAGACAGAACACTGAAAAAACTGATAGAATTAAAACCAGATGAAACAACAGTCAGCCTTGATGGAGCAAGAGATCTTCATGATAGGATCCGTGGACCTGGAAAATATGATAGGTCCTGCGCTGCAATACAAGCCATGAACGAAGCAGGACTCAGGGTCACAATAAACTCAGTGATGACTGCCAGCACTTCAATGGCAGATATTGAGGAACTCACTGCAGTAGCCGATAGGTACTGTCAGGATATCAGTTTCTTTCATGCCAGACCATTAGGTAGAGCACAGAACATCCCTGAGGAGATATTGCAATACAAGAATCTTGATGACAAGATGGCATGGGCTGAATCGATAAGATCAAAGTATCCGCATCTCATAATACGTACCAGAAGCTCAAGCATAAAGAAGAGCGGGATATCCCCATCTATAGGATTAGGATTGGTAAGAGGAGGGAGTGATGGCTTCACACGACTGAACATAATGTCCAATGGGGACATCTATGCAGGCGGATGTGTAAGATATGTCAACGAAAATGTCAGGGAAGAACAGAAACTCGGGAACATAGTGGATGAATCATTCTGCATCAAGAGAGTATGGCATCATAGTGCTAGGCTCTGGGCCATAAGAGAAACGAGCAGAAGACTGCAAGAGCAATGTGATCAGTGCCCTGAATATCAAGGAAAATGCCACGGCTTCACGCCAGAGATGTACCAGTATGGCCTGGCCAATTCTGGTGATCCTTTCTGCATAATGAGGACAAAATGA
- a CDS encoding 50S ribosomal protein L21e (mediates an interaction between 5S and domains II and V of 23S), with amino-acid sequence MVKRIGGSRRKTRHKLMKPSSRKGKMSIRNYYQSFKEDELVVFKAEPSVHKGIYSLKLHGKSGKIVGMRGDCYIVSYRQGSKLKKTIVHPVHLKRHCPEVKKCPK; translated from the coding sequence ATGGTCAAGAGAATCGGTGGATCAAGAAGGAAGACAAGGCACAAGCTCATGAAGCCTTCATCCAGGAAGGGCAAGATGAGTATCAGGAATTACTATCAGTCGTTCAAGGAGGATGAGCTCGTTGTTTTCAAGGCAGAGCCGTCTGTTCACAAAGGGATTTATAGTCTGAAATTGCATGGCAAGAGCGGCAAGATAGTAGGCATGAGAGGGGACTGTTACATTGTCTCTTATAGGCAGGGTTCAAAGCTCAAGAAGACGATTGTGCACCCTGTGCATCTTAAGAGACATTGTCCTGAGGTGAAAAAATGCCCAAAATAA
- a CDS encoding metallophosphoesterase, whose product MEIQPGLELIDLGLLVKSRKTLIIGDLHIGYEEALNKQGILVPRFSFNQLLDRLQKIMKQADPKTVVINGDIKHEFGEISDQEWRDTLKIIDLITKSSKLILIRGNHDKILGPIAKKRDVDVKDYMMIEDIYICHGHKIPEDSDFKKAEIIIIGHEHPAITLEDGARQEKFKCFLLGKFRRKNLIVLPSMNLFVEGTDILKEKLLSPFLSQRLGDFRVFVVEDKVYDFGKVRNIS is encoded by the coding sequence ATGGAGATACAACCTGGTTTGGAGCTCATCGACCTCGGCCTTCTTGTCAAGAGCCGCAAGACTTTGATTATCGGGGATCTGCACATAGGATATGAAGAGGCCCTGAACAAGCAGGGTATCCTTGTTCCTAGATTCTCATTCAATCAGCTTCTTGACAGGTTGCAGAAGATCATGAAGCAGGCTGATCCAAAGACTGTGGTCATCAACGGCGATATCAAGCATGAGTTCGGTGAGATCTCTGACCAGGAATGGCGTGATACGCTGAAGATAATCGACCTCATCACAAAGTCATCAAAGCTCATCCTCATAAGAGGCAATCATGATAAGATCCTTGGTCCGATAGCGAAGAAGCGCGATGTCGATGTCAAGGATTACATGATGATTGAAGACATCTACATCTGCCACGGCCACAAGATTCCAGAAGATTCAGATTTCAAGAAAGCCGAGATTATTATCATCGGCCACGAGCATCCTGCAATAACACTGGAGGATGGCGCCAGGCAGGAGAAGTTCAAGTGCTTTCTTCTGGGAAAATTCAGGAGAAAGAATTTGATCGTTCTGCCATCAATGAATCTTTTTGTTGAGGGCACTGACATCCTGAAGGAGAAGCTGTTGAGTCCTTTCCTCAGTCAGCGTCTTGGTGATTTCAGGGTCTTCGTTGTTGAGGACAAGGTCTATGATTTTGGAAAGGTCCGGAACATTTCCTGA
- a CDS encoding DUF655 domain-containing protein yields MGIKEEKAIILDFLPNGYPFDDRPTYKKSAIAQALGKEHFTLLELVPKKDVFLQPLEEVYIGEGKREQIHHIMGRLPMSRLTGTGKTELDFVVKDIVTKNEKMFVDFFNNARPLTTRMHQLELLPGLGKKHMWEIIEQRKEKPFESFDDLKKRVKLMPDPQKAIIKRILKEIDGTEKHRIFVEI; encoded by the coding sequence ATGGGCATCAAGGAAGAAAAAGCGATAATTCTAGATTTCCTGCCTAATGGGTATCCTTTTGATGACAGGCCGACCTACAAGAAATCAGCTATTGCGCAGGCTCTCGGGAAAGAGCATTTCACTCTTCTGGAGCTTGTCCCCAAGAAGGATGTTTTTCTCCAGCCTCTTGAGGAGGTCTATATCGGAGAGGGCAAGAGGGAGCAGATCCATCACATAATGGGGCGCCTGCCGATGTCGCGCCTCACCGGAACAGGGAAGACAGAGCTTGATTTTGTGGTCAAGGATATCGTCACCAAGAATGAGAAGATGTTCGTGGATTTCTTCAACAATGCAAGGCCTCTGACCACGAGGATGCATCAGCTTGAGCTGTTGCCGGGTCTCGGCAAGAAGCACATGTGGGAGATAATCGAGCAGCGCAAGGAGAAGCCTTTCGAGTCTTTTGACGACCTGAAGAAGCGTGTCAAGCTCATGCCTGATCCGCAGAAGGCCATCATCAAGAGGATTCTCAAGGAGATTGACGGCACTGAGAAGCACAGGATATTTGTTGAGATTTAA
- a CDS encoding ZPR1 zinc finger domain-containing protein produces MADEISVLENQKCSMCNKDTLTLTEAEREIPYFGKVYIFSMSCSSCNYHMADVESAEQNEPVRFTIEVDCEEDMKIRVVKSSQATIKIPHVATITPGTASNGYVTNIEGILNRIKVQTESLRDNAEDDEERRKAKNLVKKLMDVMWGREKLKIILEDPSGNSAIISEKAVKTKLNN; encoded by the coding sequence ATGGCAGATGAAATCAGCGTCCTGGAAAACCAGAAATGTTCTATGTGCAACAAGGACACCCTCACATTGACTGAGGCAGAGCGCGAGATACCCTATTTCGGCAAGGTCTACATATTTTCCATGAGCTGCTCTTCGTGCAATTATCACATGGCTGATGTAGAGTCTGCTGAGCAGAACGAGCCTGTGAGATTCACAATTGAAGTGGATTGTGAGGAGGACATGAAGATCCGTGTCGTCAAGTCTTCGCAGGCTACCATCAAGATACCTCATGTAGCCACCATCACTCCCGGCACAGCCTCCAATGGATATGTCACGAACATCGAGGGCATCCTAAACAGGATAAAGGTCCAGACCGAGAGCCTGAGGGATAACGCAGAGGATGATGAGGAGCGCAGGAAAGCGAAGAATCTCGTCAAGAAGCTGATGGATGTGATGTGGGGCAGGGAGAAGCTGAAGATAATCCTTGAGGATCCCTCCGGTAACAGTGCAATAATATCAGAAAAAGCAGTGAAAACAAAATTGAATAATTGA
- a CDS encoding proteasome assembly chaperone family protein: MEINLIKKPKNPTILEGFPGFGLIGTITTEYLIDHLKTELIGTIWIPEMPALAAIHENKLIQPIGLFYSKEHNIVIVHVITSATGFEWKLCKAVRDVAEMLQAKEILSLEGVGSAMPVENPAVFYFTTEKNREKDFKKLKISPLGEGIIMGVTASILLREDKLPVSALFVEAQSNLPDSKAAAKIIETLDKLFGLDVDPKPLLEQAEKFEGKIKNLLDQAKFATQEQKKKMLSYVG; this comes from the coding sequence ATGGAGATAAACCTTATCAAGAAGCCGAAGAACCCCACCATACTGGAAGGATTTCCCGGCTTCGGACTCATAGGCACAATAACAACTGAATATCTGATAGACCATCTCAAGACAGAGCTCATAGGCACGATCTGGATACCTGAGATGCCTGCACTGGCAGCAATACATGAGAACAAGCTCATACAGCCGATAGGGCTGTTCTACTCAAAAGAACACAACATCGTGATAGTCCATGTCATAACAAGCGCAACAGGCTTTGAATGGAAGCTATGCAAGGCAGTCAGGGATGTGGCAGAGATGCTGCAGGCAAAAGAGATACTGTCACTTGAAGGGGTCGGAAGCGCGATGCCAGTCGAGAACCCGGCAGTGTTCTACTTCACCACAGAGAAGAACAGGGAGAAAGACTTCAAGAAACTGAAGATAAGCCCCCTCGGCGAGGGTATCATAATGGGTGTGACAGCAAGCATCCTCCTGAGAGAGGACAAGCTGCCTGTCAGTGCGCTCTTTGTCGAGGCGCAGAGCAATCTTCCGGATTCCAAAGCAGCAGCGAAGATCATTGAGACCCTCGACAAGCTGTTTGGCCTAGACGTGGATCCGAAGCCGCTGCTCGAGCAGGCAGAGAAATTCGAGGGCAAGATAAAGAACCTCCTTGACCAGGCAAAGTTCGCGACACAGGAACAGAAGAAAAAGATGCTAAGCTATGTAGGATAA
- a CDS encoding NUDIX domain-containing protein: MTQQIQGIAYRKIGDKHQFLLLKRIPEKGGFWQPISGKVEHNEGLQEALFRELMEEANIHKMDILRLVPDVHKYKISRHYLTDEPIEPITETVFGVEIKPETKISIHGNTSKEHSRFIWAEFEDAVKMLKWEDNIKAIHLLLKKIKN, from the coding sequence ATGACTCAACAGATACAAGGCATTGCATATAGAAAGATAGGGGATAAACACCAATTCCTTCTCTTGAAAAGGATTCCTGAAAAAGGTGGTTTCTGGCAACCAATAAGCGGGAAAGTGGAACATAATGAAGGTCTGCAAGAAGCCCTCTTCAGGGAATTGATGGAAGAAGCTAACATACACAAAATGGATATTCTAAGATTGGTACCTGATGTCCACAAATACAAGATATCCAGGCATTACCTAACAGATGAACCAATAGAGCCAATCACTGAGACAGTATTTGGTGTTGAGATAAAACCTGAGACAAAGATATCCATCCATGGTAACACTTCAAAAGAACATAGTCGATTCATCTGGGCTGAATTTGAAGATGCTGTCAAGATGCTGAAATGGGAAGACAACATCAAAGCCATACATTTATTACTTAAGAAGATAAAGAATTAA
- a CDS encoding ThiF family adenylyltransferase produces the protein MATLEMQGTGSSDKVKMMYYAEEFRQLMSGIYRQEELQKIKDASISISGVGGSAGSYLLDILVRKGFETFNLAEPDIYDLRNLSRQLFANTQTIGRPKLDIAVEHALRINPQLTINCYASVDAENAEDFTRSCTVMAYQAEGFSAWALTRYMCSRYKIPFVNVSRKRKGNLRSVIATTVFDYRDGEPFTADELEFDSFGIQGDLARIVKEMFIQGRIRQDLLDECDRVHNEFKKKRRFTNLGDLYPEVGPITDRYPDDYFKRYSDPEICLIAGALAARTITDLVVNRITEVRELDIFSRKSAGQKQ, from the coding sequence ATGGCCACCCTGGAAATGCAAGGTACAGGGAGTTCTGACAAGGTGAAAATGATGTATTATGCAGAAGAGTTCAGGCAACTGATGTCAGGCATATATCGGCAAGAGGAACTTCAAAAGATAAAAGACGCCAGCATCTCAATATCTGGTGTGGGTGGATCAGCCGGCAGCTACCTCCTGGATATACTTGTTAGGAAAGGCTTCGAGACATTCAACCTTGCAGAACCTGACATCTATGATCTTAGGAACCTTTCAAGACAGCTTTTCGCAAATACACAAACAATTGGAAGACCAAAACTGGACATCGCCGTTGAACACGCACTAAGAATAAACCCACAGTTGACAATAAACTGTTATGCGAGCGTAGATGCTGAGAATGCAGAAGATTTCACTAGAAGTTGCACAGTCATGGCGTATCAGGCAGAAGGATTCTCGGCCTGGGCACTGACCAGATACATGTGCTCAAGATATAAGATACCATTCGTCAATGTATCAAGAAAAAGGAAAGGAAACCTCCGTAGCGTCATCGCAACAACAGTGTTTGATTATCGAGATGGAGAACCATTCACGGCGGATGAGCTAGAGTTCGACTCATTCGGAATCCAAGGAGACCTTGCCAGAATTGTCAAAGAGATGTTCATACAAGGAAGAATCAGGCAGGATTTATTGGACGAGTGTGACAGAGTACATAATGAATTCAAGAAAAAAAGGAGATTCACAAACCTTGGAGATCTTTACCCTGAGGTTGGTCCAATTACCGACCGATACCCTGATGATTATTTCAAGAGGTACTCTGACCCTGAAATATGCCTAATAGCGGGTGCCCTTGCAGCACGCACCATAACCGATCTTGTTGTCAATAGAATCACAGAAGTCAGGGAACTGGACATATTCTCCAGAAAGTCCGCAGGACAGAAGCAATAA
- a CDS encoding radical SAM protein has translation MQKKNIARAENFGYTLLDRRSLMHRFIHKEEPDPNGYEVWSADLSNAPKDLLFSPVRMYFEVTNICNLRCKTCFNNSGQKRPDEMNTEQVLRTLDGFRRNNVMDIRFTGGEVTCRPDWFEILRHAKDLGFAVSINTNGVYRNDETPENLASLELEQITLSVDGDRQSHDMIRGDGNYERTVSSMQRLHDLGAHLRINTILTRSSAESIPHILDLASRYAEEINFFYMRLMGRALNLSDQIVPYEDLCRIDEKIDGLRSRYPGLNILHGSKVMARTSVNADLSKKFGLTIGGPEGFTRFNILPDGSLWPGGYTPHIRPEFMLGNIISEGYDLLNIWRHSEKLASYRKISLELQKTCSECDQRATRCNGASMEMTFFKEKNPHIGNPYCAK, from the coding sequence ATGCAAAAGAAGAATATCGCAAGGGCTGAGAATTTTGGTTACACCTTGCTAGATAGAAGAAGCCTGATGCACAGATTTATCCACAAGGAAGAACCAGACCCGAATGGATATGAGGTATGGTCAGCGGATCTCTCCAATGCACCCAAGGATCTCCTATTCTCTCCAGTAAGGATGTATTTTGAAGTCACAAATATTTGCAACCTCAGATGCAAGACATGCTTCAACAATTCTGGACAGAAAAGACCTGATGAGATGAACACTGAGCAGGTCTTGAGAACCCTTGATGGATTCAGGCGCAACAATGTGATGGACATAAGATTCACAGGTGGTGAAGTAACCTGCAGGCCGGATTGGTTCGAGATACTTAGGCATGCAAAGGACCTTGGATTCGCTGTATCAATAAACACCAATGGGGTCTACAGAAATGATGAAACACCCGAGAATCTGGCATCCTTGGAACTGGAGCAGATCACATTAAGCGTCGACGGAGACCGACAAAGCCATGATATGATAAGAGGAGATGGGAATTATGAACGGACAGTATCATCCATGCAGAGACTCCATGATCTGGGCGCCCATCTCAGAATAAACACAATCCTGACAAGATCATCTGCAGAAAGTATACCACATATATTGGATCTGGCCTCGAGATATGCAGAAGAGATCAACTTTTTCTATATGCGATTGATGGGAAGAGCGCTCAATCTATCCGACCAGATAGTGCCTTATGAGGACCTATGCAGAATCGATGAAAAAATTGATGGATTAAGATCAAGATATCCAGGGCTTAATATACTGCATGGATCAAAAGTCATGGCAAGGACATCTGTGAATGCAGACCTATCAAAGAAATTCGGACTTACAATTGGAGGACCGGAGGGTTTTACACGATTCAACATATTGCCGGATGGATCCCTGTGGCCAGGAGGATACACACCACATATCAGACCAGAATTCATGCTTGGCAATATAATATCAGAAGGGTACGATCTCCTTAATATATGGAGACACTCTGAGAAACTGGCATCATATAGGAAAATTAGCCTGGAACTGCAGAAAACCTGTTCAGAATGTGATCAGAGAGCAACAAGATGCAACGGAGCAAGCATGGAGATGACATTCTTCAAGGAAAAAAACCCTCATATCGGGAATCCATACTGTGCAAAATGA